Proteins encoded within one genomic window of Chiloscyllium punctatum isolate Juve2018m chromosome 7, sChiPun1.3, whole genome shotgun sequence:
- the mmachc gene encoding cyanocobalamin reductase / alkylcobalamin dealkylase isoform X1, with protein MEAGIRQSLSNWLGPLGFQCDPFKIGWYNAVIQPSFHLQYQDDTLAFVVLSTPQMFEKAFKPFIAEKPLTTIRDPIDECVVHYFSLLKNDFSDHRIEAIHDFEVLPNRKPKILAQTAAHVAGAAYYYQMKDVQQNPWGEKKMYGVCIHPRYGGWFAIRGVLIFPDVQDQDLEQRLPVDCVSTNEKKIQLLERFNFNWQDWTYRDIIDVEERYSEEQKQYFATPPAERFKLLGLKGDASGDDQQSTTHGGF; from the exons ATGGAGGCTGGAATACGTCAGTCGCTGAGTAACTGGTTGGGTCCGCTCGGCTTCCAGTGCGACCCGTTCAAG ATTGGTTGGTACAATGCTGTCATACAGCCCTCTTTTCACCTTCAGTATCAAGATGACACATTGGCCTTTGTTGTCCTCAGTACACCTCAGATGTTCGAAAAAGCCTTCAAACCTTTCATTGCAGAGAAGCCATTAACCACTATTCGGGACCCAATAGATGAGTGTGTTGTTCATTATTTTTCACTTCTGAAGAAT GATTTTTCTGATCACAGGATTGAAGCCATCCATGACTTTGAGGTGCTTCCAAATCGAAAGCCAAAGATTTTGGCACAGACAGCTGCACATGTGGCTGGAGCAGCCTATTATTATCAAATGAAGGATGTGCAGCAAAACCCCTGGGGAGAAAAA aaaatgtatggagtttgcattcATCCACGCTACGGGGGCTGGTTTGCAATACGAGGAGTCCTGATATTCCCAGATGTCCAGGACCAAGACCTTGAGCAGAGGCTGCCTGTAGACTGTGTGTCAACAAATGAGAAAAAGATCCAGTTACTTGAAAGGTTTAACTTTAACTGGCAAGACTGGACCTACAGAGATATCATTGATGTCGAGGAGAGGTACTCTGAAGAACAAAAGCAGTACTTTGCTACACCACCTGCTGAAAGATTTAAACTCCTTGGATTGAAAGGTGATGCTTCTGGAGATGATCAGCAAAGCACAACACATGGAGGTTTTTAA
- the mmachc gene encoding cyanocobalamin reductase / alkylcobalamin dealkylase isoform X2, producing MNLGAVCLIGWYNAVIQPSFHLQYQDDTLAFVVLSTPQMFEKAFKPFIAEKPLTTIRDPIDECVVHYFSLLKNDFSDHRIEAIHDFEVLPNRKPKILAQTAAHVAGAAYYYQMKDVQQNPWGEKKMYGVCIHPRYGGWFAIRGVLIFPDVQDQDLEQRLPVDCVSTNEKKIQLLERFNFNWQDWTYRDIIDVEERYSEEQKQYFATPPAERFKLLGLKGDASGDDQQSTTHGGF from the exons ATGAACCTTGGGGCTGTTTGCTTA ATTGGTTGGTACAATGCTGTCATACAGCCCTCTTTTCACCTTCAGTATCAAGATGACACATTGGCCTTTGTTGTCCTCAGTACACCTCAGATGTTCGAAAAAGCCTTCAAACCTTTCATTGCAGAGAAGCCATTAACCACTATTCGGGACCCAATAGATGAGTGTGTTGTTCATTATTTTTCACTTCTGAAGAAT GATTTTTCTGATCACAGGATTGAAGCCATCCATGACTTTGAGGTGCTTCCAAATCGAAAGCCAAAGATTTTGGCACAGACAGCTGCACATGTGGCTGGAGCAGCCTATTATTATCAAATGAAGGATGTGCAGCAAAACCCCTGGGGAGAAAAA aaaatgtatggagtttgcattcATCCACGCTACGGGGGCTGGTTTGCAATACGAGGAGTCCTGATATTCCCAGATGTCCAGGACCAAGACCTTGAGCAGAGGCTGCCTGTAGACTGTGTGTCAACAAATGAGAAAAAGATCCAGTTACTTGAAAGGTTTAACTTTAACTGGCAAGACTGGACCTACAGAGATATCATTGATGTCGAGGAGAGGTACTCTGAAGAACAAAAGCAGTACTTTGCTACACCACCTGCTGAAAGATTTAAACTCCTTGGATTGAAAGGTGATGCTTCTGGAGATGATCAGCAAAGCACAACACATGGAGGTTTTTAA